In Poecilia reticulata strain Guanapo linkage group LG1, Guppy_female_1.0+MT, whole genome shotgun sequence, one genomic interval encodes:
- the LOC103465346 gene encoding Kv channel-interacting protein 2 isoform X1: MKSRSQDQSLSDSRELDRSFDPLTGNPLTKPNKKTIKQRFLKLLPCYHSGSSSSITQRSITEEGELTTVRYRPEGLDSLVQQTNFSKKELQECPSGVVNEDTFKSIYAHFFPQGDSSMYAHFLFEAFDTHNNGLVSFEDFAVSLSIILRGSITDKLNWAFNLYDLNKDGCITREEMTDIMHSIYNMMGKHTYPSMRDSDPKEHVDSFFQKMDKNKDGVVTIEEFLETCQKDENIMHSMHLFENVI, from the exons GTAACCCTCTTACCAAACCcaacaaaaagacaattaaGCAGCGCTTCCTCAAACTGCTGCCCTGCTATCACTCAGGCTCCAGCTCTTCAATTACTCAAA GAAGTATAACTGAAGAGGGGGAGCTGACCACAGTGCGCTACAGACCTGAGGGACTTGACAGTCTGGTTCAGCAGACgaatttcagcaaaaaggaGCTGCAG GAGTGYCCCAGTGGCGTTGTGAACGAGGATACGTTTAAAAGTATCTACGCCCACTTCTTCCCACAGGGAG attcAAGTATGTAYgcacatttcctgtttgaagCCTTTGACACCCACAACAATGGACTGGTTAGCTTTGAA GACTTTGCGGTAAGTCTGTCCATCATTTTAAGAGGATCCATCACCGACAAACTGAACTGGGCCTTCAATCTGTATGACCTGAACAAGGACGGCTGCATCACCAGAGAA GAGATGACAGACATAATGCACTCTATCTACAACATGATGGGGAAGCACACTTACCCCAGCATGAGGGACAGCGATCCAAAGGAACACGTTGACAGCTTCTTCCAG AAAATGGACAAGAATAAAGATGGAGTGGTCACCATTGAGGAATTCTTGGAGACATGCCAAAAG GATGAAAACATCATGCACTCCATGCACTTGTTTGAGAACGTCATCTGA
- the LOC103465346 gene encoding Kv channel-interacting protein 2 isoform X2 gives MKSRSQDQSLSDSRELDRSFDPLTGNPLTKPNKKTIKQRFLKLLPCYHSGSSSSITQRSITEEGELTTVRYRPEGLDSLVQQTNFSKKELQVLYRGFKNECPSGVVNEDTFKSIYAHFFPQGDSSMYAHFLFEAFDTHNNGLVSFEDFAVSLSIILRGSITDKLNWAFNLYDLNKDGCITREEMTDIMHSIYNMMGKHTYPSMRDSDPKEHVDSFFQKMDKNKDGVVTIEEFLETCQKDENIMHSMHLFENVI, from the exons GTAACCCTCTTACCAAACCcaacaaaaagacaattaaGCAGCGCTTCCTCAAACTGCTGCCCTGCTATCACTCAGGCTCCAGCTCTTCAATTACTCAAA GAAGTATAACTGAAGAGGGGGAGCTGACCACAGTGCGCTACAGACCTGAGGGACTTGACAGTCTGGTTCAGCAGACgaatttcagcaaaaaggaGCTGCAGGTTCTTTACCGGGGATTYaaaaat GAGTGYCCCAGTGGCGTTGTGAACGAGGATACGTTTAAAAGTATCTACGCCCACTTCTTCCCACAGGGAG attcAAGTATGTAYgcacatttcctgtttgaagCCTTTGACACCCACAACAATGGACTGGTTAGCTTTGAA GACTTTGCGGTAAGTCTGTCCATCATTTTAAGAGGATCCATCACCGACAAACTGAACTGGGCCTTCAATCTGTATGACCTGAACAAGGACGGCTGCATCACCAGAGAA GAGATGACAGACATAATGCACTCTATCTACAACATGATGGGGAAGCACACTTACCCCAGCATGAGGGACAGCGATCCAAAGGAACACGTTGACAGCTTCTTCCAG AAAATGGACAAGAATAAAGATGGAGTGGTCACCATTGAGGAATTCTTGGAGACATGCCAAAAG GATGAAAACATCATGCACTCCATGCACTTGTTTGAGAACGTCATCTGA
- the LOC103465355 gene encoding oocyte zinc finger protein XlCOF6.1-like, with product MEAGFYXKDLLNGLDVKQMLMVKEETPEDHRPVAELHDPKPQQIKEEEEEVCIILGTEQQETDVTPIKSEDDKESILLSQNLYQDHIKSRELSEEAGDCEDDFISVVIKDDEEDSDVNRSVSEFEHLSDSGQKTEDEDSDWKERGAPESDGNINNPCSSSEFPEESVCCGRVQEEVTHSEMGSSSSLHKEFFTEKKSVESGRKVQTGMNFSCEDCGKTLSGKYTLNTHKTIHTGQKAFCCDVCGRRFGDKSGLKRHKIIHTGDKPFCCDVCGQRFGYKSSINTHMITHTGQKPFSCDICGQRFSQKGSLNTHVSSHTGQKHFCCDLCGQRFNRKSSLNTHMRTHTGQKPFCCDICGQRFSQKSTLTTHSRIHTGQKPFCCDVCGRRFGDKSSLNRHKIIHTGQQPFCCVICGRRFGNKSSLNRHMRIHSGGEII from the exons ATGGAGGCTGGTTTCTACCRTAAGGATCTGTTGAACGGATTAG atgttAAGCAGATGCTGATGGTTAAAGAAGAAACTCCTGAAGACCACAGACCTGTGGCTGAGCTGCATGACCCAAAGCCGCAGCAgataaaagaggaagaggaggaagtcTGCATCATTCTGGGGACAGAGCAGCAGGAGACTGATGTTACTCCTATAAAGAGTGAGGATGATAAAGAGTCCATTCTGCTCTCACAGAATCTTTATCAAGACCACATTAAAAGCAGAGAGCTTTCAGAAGAGGCAGGAGATTGTGAAGATGATTTCATTTCTGTAGTCATTAAGGATGACGAAGAGGACAGTGATGTAAATCGCTCAGTGTCTGAGTTTGAACACTTGTCAGACTCTGGACAGAAAACTGAGGACGAGGACAGTGACTGGAAGGAGAGAGGAGCTCCTGAGTCAGACGGAAACATTAACAACCCTTGTAGCTCCTCTGAGTTTCCTGAAGAATCTGTTTGCTGTGGCCGGGTTCAGGAAGAAGTTACACATTCAGAAATGGGATCTTCGAGCTCCCTGCATAAGGAATTTTTTACAGAGAAGAAAAGCGTGGAGTCGGGAAGGAAAGTCCAGACAGGAATGAATTTTAGTTGTGAAGACTGTGGTAAAACGCTCAGCGGAAAATACACTTTAAACACACATAAGACAATCCATACAGGACAGAAAGCTTTCTGCTGTGATGTTTGTGGACGAAGATTTGGTGATAAATCGGGTTTAAAAAGACACAAGATAATCCATACAGGAGACAAACCTTTCTGTTGTGACGTTTGCGGACAGAGATTTGGTTATAAATCaagcataaacacacacatgatAACCCACACGGGGCAGAAACCGTTCAGTTGTGATATTTGTGGACAGAGATTTAGCCAAAAAGGAAGCTTAAACACACACGTGAGCAGCCACACCGGACAGAAGCATTTCTGCTGCGATCTCTGCGGGCAAAGATTTAACCGTAAGTCAAGTTTAAACACGCACATGAGAACCCACACAGGCCAGAAACCATTTTGTTGTGATATTTGCGGACAAAGATTTAGCCAAAAATCCACTCTGACTACACACTCGAGAATCCACACGGGACAGAAACCTTTCTGTTGTGACGTCTGCGGACGAAGATTCGGCGACAAGTCAAGTTTAAACAGACACAAGATAATCCACACCGGACAGCAACCTTTCTGTTGTGTTATCTGTGGACGAAGATTTGGTAACAAATCAAGTTTAAACAGACACATGAGAATCCACTCTGGAGGGGAAATTATTTAA